One Melanotaenia boesemani isolate fMelBoe1 chromosome 8, fMelBoe1.pri, whole genome shotgun sequence DNA segment encodes these proteins:
- the epdr1 gene encoding mammalian ependymin-related protein 1, whose translation MHRLLLVLLTATGASLFGLPQLEDSPAAEPCIAPLQWEGKWVQYDHSTGRNSRAAVSYDGLNQRIRVLQQHKKHTPCQRFFEYIYLYQSMVMFQIDQKTKECSKIALTEVWDPFDIPDNSTFEDQYLIGGPGDNVEVQEWSDRKPARQHETWVGVYTMKDCYPVQETYTSNSSVTTSTRFLSLQLGISDPNIFTPPTTCQSARPERMLESDC comes from the exons ATGCACCGACTCCTGCTCGTGCTTCTGACCGCCACCGGGGCGTCTCTGTTCGGCCTCCCGCAGCTGGAGGACTCCCCTGCGGCCGAGCCCTGCATCGCCCCGCTGCAATGGGAGGGCAAGTGGGTGCAGTACGACCACAGCACCGGCAGAAACAGCCGGGCCGCGGTCTCCTACGACGGCCTGAACCAGAGGATCCGAGTCCTGCAGCAGCACAAGAAACACACCCCATGTCAGAG GTTTTTCGAGTACATCTACTTGTATCAGAGCATGGTAATGTTCCAGATTGACCAGAAGACCAAAGAATGCTCAAAGATTGCGCTGACCGAGGTTTGGGACCCATTCGACATCCCGGACAACTCCACCTTCGAGGACCAGTACTTAATCGGCGGCCCCGGGGACAACGTGGAGGTCCAGGAGTGGTCGGACAGGAAGCCGGCACGCCAGC ATGAGACCTGGGTGGGTGTTTACACCATGAAAGACTGCTATCCGGTTCAAGAGACCTACACCAGTAACAGCAGTGTCACCACCTCCACTCGTTTCCTAAGCCTGCAGCTGGGCATCAGCGACCCCAACATCTTCACCCCACCGACCACCTGTCAATCAGCCCGACCTGAGAGGATGCTCGAGTCTGACTGCTGA
- the nol7 gene encoding nucleolar protein 7: MAKKQRGKAAPLTETTASEEPQEHLKLALDSSDDEAPEEVTFDDSKAQALRSMKHALDTARRERELLKEKRRKRQELFQEQKKRKLLPADVLEEIDSSAKQKKSDDEAGKEERGKEVRPKKKKKKSGKLAHSRNLKGSYKVTTVTKRPAAASFQQQAAEQFIQSRLYGPGSCRTTNNELLSLQNKKGMIKGAAVQFVKKDWACKEKAKAEKMKKRWIHKQQISSC; encoded by the exons ATGGCGAAGAAACAACGTGGAAAAGCAGCTCCTTTGACAGAGACAACCGCGAGTGAAGAGCCGCAAGAACATTTGAAGTTGGCTCTCGATTCAAGCGACGATGAAGCTCCAGAAGAGGTCACATTTGACGACTCCAAGGCTCAGGCTCTACGGAGCATGAAACATGCGCTGGACACAGCCAGAAG GGAGAGGGAGCTGCtgaaggagaagaggaggaagaggcagGAGCTTTTCCAGGAGCAGAAG AAAAGGAAGCTTCTACCAGCCGATGTGTTGGAGGAAATCGACTCTTCAGC gaagcagaaaaagtcTGACGATGAAG CTGGAAAGGAAGAGCGGGGTAAGGAGGTGAGGccgaagaagaaaaagaagaagagcgGGAAACTTGCACATTCCAGAAA TCTGAAGGGAAGCTACAAAGTGACGACGGTGACGAAGCGACCGGCGGCGGCGTCCTTCCAGCAGCAGGCGGCCGAGCAGTTCATCCAGTCCAGACTGTACGGACCGGGAAGCTGCAGGACCACAA ATAATGAGCTGCTCTCCCTCCAGAACAAGAAGGGGATGATTAAAGGTGCAGCAGTGCAGTTTGTCAAGAAAGACTGGG CCTGTAAGGAAAAAGCCAAAGCcgagaagatgaagaagagatGGATCCACAAACAGCAGATTTCCTCCTGCTGA